One genomic region from Tachysurus fulvidraco isolate hzauxx_2018 chromosome 14, HZAU_PFXX_2.0, whole genome shotgun sequence encodes:
- the gpr37l1b gene encoding G-protein coupled receptor 37-like 1 produces MDQGSLRVIYSLTLVMFLGVCASGAKNKEKSGTSPLNLQEDQELFAQKKIFEDADYQDEYHLEMTKVEYIEDADGGSVHTPSEEFSGTHPTPTPQSDLPNMSVTSSEDKDGSTGGILTKNNVTEQEITSFYNPLFPVTNSSYSAYGILFLALVVFAVGIVGNLAVMCIVWHNYFMRSAWNYILASLAFWDFLVLCFCLPVVVFNELTHKRLLGDFSCRVVPYMEVTSLGVTSFSLCALGIDRFHAATSSLPKARRLERCQSILAKLAVVWVSSMVLAAPELLIWQLQQVQSPSLGVQVDVCIMSPYPNLPESIYSLIINYYDTRIWWYFGCYFCLPVVFTLLCQLATCHVSGDSGSSGKRAEERSPSTKQKLQHAQQVERQLNCTVMALAVVYGVCALPENVCNLTLTYTSIQPSKDVLALLNLINQFFLFFKSSVTPILLLCLCKTLGQAFMVCCCCCCDECKPSSSSSSQNIAESKHEVSTSIFFDKAKDSTTILSIGS; encoded by the exons ATGGATCAGGGAAGTTTAAGAGTGATTTATTCACTGACCCTGGTTATGTTTTTGGGTGTCTGTGCTTCTGGAGCAAAAAACAAGGAGAAGAGTGGAACATCTCCATTGAACCTGCAAGAAGATCAAGAGCTTTTTGctcaaaaaaagatttttgagGATGCAGATTATCAAGATGAATACCATCTCGAGATGACAAAAGTAGAATATATTGAGGATGCAGATGGAGGTTCTGTGCACACACCATCTGAGGAGTTTTCTGGAACTCACCCAACTCCAACACCTCAGTCAGACCTGCCCAATATGAGTGTGACATCTAGTGAAGACAAAGATGGCAGCACTGGGGGAATCCTCACTAAAAACAATGTCACGGAACAAGAAATCACAAGTTTCTACAACCCTCTGTTCCCAGTGACAAACAGCTCCTACAGTGCCTATGGGATTTTGTTTCTGGCccttgttgtgtttgctgtagggATTGTGGGTAATCTGGCAGTCATGTGCATTGTTTGGCATAACTACTTCATGAGAAGTGCTTGGAACTACATCCTGGCCAGTTTGGCTTTCTGGGACTTCCTTGTCCTGTGTTTCTGCCTGCCTGTGGTGGTGTTTAATGAACTCACTCACAAACGGCTTCTGGGAGATTTTTCTTGCAGGGTTGTACCCTACATGGAG GTGACCTCACTAGGCGTGACATCCTTTAGTCTGTGTGCACTTGGTATCGACCGTTTTCATGCAGCCACCAGCTCCCTCCCAAAGGCTCGGCGACTGGAGCGTTGCCAGTCTATCCTGGCCAAACTGGCTGTGGTGTGGGTCAGTTCCATGGTCCTAGCAGCACCAGAGCTACTCATATGGCAGCTACAGCAAGTCCAATCCCCTTCTCTGGGTGTCCAGGTGGATGTCTGCATCATGAGCCCATACCCAAACCTCCCAGAGTCCATTTACTCCCTGATCATCAACTACTATGACACTCGCATCTGGTGGTACTTCGGTTGTTACTTCTGCCTGCCTGTGGTCTTCACCTTGCTCTGCCAGCTGGCCACCTGCCATGTTTCCGGCGATAGTGGAAGCTCTGGCAAGCGGGCCGAAGAGCGCTCTCCATCCACAAAACAGAAACTGCAGCATGCACAGCAGGTTGAACGACAACTGAACTGCACTGTCATGGCACTGGCCGTGGTTTATGGGGTATGTGCGCTGCCCGAGAATGTATGCAACCTTACACTGACATATACCTCCATACAGCCATCCAAGGATGTTTTGGCTCTCCTCAATCTGATAAATCAATTTTTCCTGTTCTTTAAGTCATCTGTGACACCAAtacttttgttgtgtttgtgtaaaactcTGGGCCAGGCCTTTATggtctgctgctgctgctgctgtgacGAATGCAAACCTAGTAGCTCCTCTTCCTCCCAAAACATTGCTGAAAGCAAGCATGAGGTGTCCACATCTATTTTCTTTGACAAAGCCAAGGACAGCACAACCATTTTGTCTATTGGCAGCTGA